The genomic interval ccatctttctctctttctctggccttctcctttttctctctatatccctctcccatctctctctctctctctctctctctctctctctctctctctctctctctctctctctctctctctctctctctctctctctctctctctctctctctcagttctccCACGGCTCCATCATGCCTGGCAAGAAGATCAAGCTTCCCAGGCCCCCCGCTCCCaagccggaggaggaggaggaggactatgAGACCCCTCCGAATTACGAGCTGGAGAAGCACCTGACGCACGGCAGCGTGGCCTACACACACGTCAACCAAGTCTGGCCCAACGTCTACATTGGGGATGAGTAAGTCTCACAGAGGCTTGGAAGGAATAGAAATcctgtgcttttaaaaaaaaaatcctggctgcCACACAGCAAAGCTGACACAGGAAAGCCGACAAGGAGTGGTGGGGGGGACAAACTGGTCTGGCCCAATATCAGCACCGGGAACGAATAAGtctcacagagacaaagaggtcagttgctcCAGGCCCAGGAGGAAGGGGACAccaaaatgggtcctcattacattgcattaattgggggggctttcacatgactttgtcctgggcctagccaaagttGTCAGAGGCCCTGTAAAACTCTGTAAATGTCCTCGCTGCCACACACTATTTGTGACAGTCAGAGTCACTATACTTGTTCAACCTCAGTGACCGTGTAACTATATAGGACtacggcagagagagtagagagagagaggttccattggcccattgtttcctggttctattatggccccccttaggcagacctaggcagacctaaggactgttctattcattgtaggagcattatgacacggccctttaggcagaccggaacctggtcgcgttaggtgcccatagaaacctactatgttggcatatctctatatacttaaagaatctctggctacgGTATGTCCAgagctggggtgcgtttctcgacaacgttTTTActgactggttagcaacaatgctttttgagaaacggggtcctggactggcaatctggaatacagatacagggcattttcccggtgggccaatagTCCTCAGTCATGGGCCAATGTTGTTGTTTTCCTCTTTAGAGTCCGGCCCATTGGTCCTTCgctaatatagacagtggactgagctaatcctAATATCGTTGAAAAGCAAATGGGCTGTGTGAGGGGATGGTCtacgccaaaaatgcctgggctagATTTTGGTCCCAGTTCGTCCCTGTGTATGTCTATAACTCAACCAGCTGATGCATGATGGGACAGAGGAGGGGgtaagtgaaatcacctgtgctgAGAGACCAGGGCGGTGAAAGTCAAAGACAAAGGCAAAGACAGAAATTTGATTTTTTACTTACGCAATACAGTCAGGCCTGtcgcaaccaggcaagcaaactaggcaattgcctagggccccgagcTGAACCTCCCACCCATGATGACTGGCTATGCACTTGCATTGAAATGACAGCAACACCTAACAAGTTTTTGAGTGTTCCCACCTCCCTTAACTCAATGACCGCAAGGTGCTTCTGCTGTTGAAATATCTCTCGATGTGGCCCTCTCCTAATAGTCTCAATAGTAGAAGGGGGGACCTAAAGtacctctttgcctagggcctccaaataccttgaaacggccctgaatCCAGTTTGTCcgcctttctccatctctctctgctcgaCTGATcgactggctggatggctggctggctgtctggcggTCTCACTTCCTGGCTGGGGAGCTCTGCGCTGCACTGTGTGGGAGGAGACGATGGCGCATTAAACTCATGTCAGTTTTTTAATAGCGTGTAAAACGACTCAGAGTGCAGTGCATGGGGCTGGGATGGAGAACACAGAGCAGGGAGTGTGTGGGAGTGAAGAGGGGACCGGTTCCATCTCAGCGTCTCTCCAAGTGTCTTTTTGATTCATGACAGGTGTCCGACTGTGCAATGACTGCAAGGCTGGAGGTGGACTTGCAGCCTGGAATAAAAATCAGATTGTTAAAACGTTGAGAGACTGCAGTGGGATTCTGTTATAGTTGTAGAACTACAGGGGTCAGGAGAAAGAGTAGAACCACTTTGGACTTTGGAGCTTAAAACATTACATTGCACAACTATACTGTGACTTAAGAGAGAATGTTTATCAGATATCACAAGTCCTGAATATTGCTTAGGGGCCAACGTTACATAGTGTTACAGACTGTCTGCTTTAGCAACCTTTATCAATCACGTGAAGTCAATATCCATATCCAAAATAACTTTAATTCTGAACTATTAAATTCAGAATTTATAtatcggaattaaaaacatcatgcaaACGTAGTCATTGTAACCCACAAACATGTCAGTCAGCTACTCCTCAACAGTGGTGATCTGTACTGTAGAGAACCAGTAGGTCtcgctatactgccctacaaaggtaaagtgcagtaactagccaacatattttgtcaaaaaaaagagtgtagactgaaaatggtcttcattataaCTCCTTTATTCAGTGACAAAACCTTATAGTCCAAATATGTCCTGTTTCAGTGCTATGGCCATGTTAAATTTATTACAATAGCCAACCTAATACCAACGCTTtgaatctatcaatctatctatctatcaatctatctatctatctatctatctatctatctatctatctatctgtagaGAGACAGCGAGGGACCGCTATGGCCTGCAGCAGAAGGGCATCACCCACGTCCTGAACGCCGCCGAGGGCACCTGGAACAACGTGGCCACCGGGGCAGATTACTACCACGGCATGAACGTGGACTATTATGGGGTGGTTGCCTCTGATGTGCCCTCGTTTGACCTGAGCGTCTACTTCTACGAAGTGGCCGAGTATATCGACAGCGTCTTGAGGAATCCTGAAAGTATGTGGACTTGGGCGATATTTTAAAGCTAAACGTTTTGCACTATTCAAACCTTAACCAAGGATAAACAGTTGATTCACTGATGTAAATGTACCATTGTATAGTGCTACTTGGTCCTAGTGGTAAAGTGAGTACTGCCTCTAGGGTCACTCCCTGTGGTCAAACTCAATTcagttataatccagtgccatattccaaatgacttggttttacctgcccCTACCCAATTCAGCCAGGTTATTGCCTGGTTTAATGGAACAGATAAAACCAGGGCTTTTGGAGCAGGTGGCACTGGTTTACAACTAATACATTCAGGTAGCACATGATTTCTGACGATTTACAGTGAGAAGAGAGGCTCAAGACGTACATGATTGATGCAGATATAATGATAATTCATAATATAAGATTAGATTTGATTCTATTCAAGATTAATTTTGTTTCGGAATTACTTCTTCAAGTAGTTCAAAAGTGCTTCACATTATGTCCTTTCCCCTTTCTATGCATTCGTTTCCCTACCAGACAAGGCACTGGCCTA from Engraulis encrasicolus isolate BLACKSEA-1 chromosome 17, IST_EnEncr_1.0, whole genome shotgun sequence carries:
- the dusp29 gene encoding dual specificity phosphatase 29 produces the protein MPGKKIKLPRPPAPKPEEEEEDYETPPNYELEKHLTHGSVAYTHVNQVWPNVYIGDEETARDRYGLQQKGITHVLNAAEGTWNNVATGADYYHGMNVDYYGVVASDVPSFDLSVYFYEVAEYIDSVLRNPENKLLVHCVMGRSRSATLFLAYLMICKHMTVVQAIDSVKVHRRIIPNWGFLKQLRELDMSLQEKRKGGGGGEGGGRKEQEGSGDSEKASTSD